In Neofelis nebulosa isolate mNeoNeb1 chromosome 7, mNeoNeb1.pri, whole genome shotgun sequence, the following proteins share a genomic window:
- the USP50 gene encoding inactive ubiquitin carboxyl-terminal hydrolase 50 isoform X2, producing the protein MEVKVQRRCTKMASERPCPADDFSIYYVLAECTDHYDSSPVKEVEENQPHSQGVTGLRNLGNTCYMNAILQCLCSISPLVEYFLSGKYITALQKDCSEVATAFAYVMTDMWLGDSECVSPEIFRSAFGNLYPAFMKKTQQDAQEFLIYVLNELHESLKKCHRKSYEKGSIPRCCRKTIANEVSIITQLFEGQLNYSIMCLKCENCTYKNEVFTILCLPIPSDYECSLQDCLQCFFQQDTLTWHNQIHCSFCETKQETAVRASISKAPKVIIFHLKRFDILGTMKRKLRTDIHYPLTNLDLSPYICPVFRKHPKYNLCAVVV; encoded by the exons ATGGAAGTGAAAGTCCAACGTAGATGCACTAAAATGGCTTCAGAGCGGCCCTGCCCTGCAGATGACTTCAGTATCTACTATGTCCT CGCAGAGTGCACAGATCACTATGACAGCTCTCCAGtcaaggaggtggaggagaaccAGCCCCATTCCCAGGGAGTAACAGGCCTGCGGAACTTGGGCAACACGTGTTACATGAACGCCATTCTCCAGTGTCTCTGCAGCATTTCACCGCTGGTGGAATACTTTCTCTCGGGAAAGTACATTACTGCTCTTCAAAA gGATTGCAGTGAGGTTGCCACTGCGTTTGCCTACGTGATGACAGATATGTGGCTTGGAGACTCAGAATGCGTCTCACCAGAAATATTTCGGTCAGCTTTTGGCAACCTCTACCCAGCATTCATGAAAAAAACGCAACAAGATGCCCAGGAATTCTTGATTTATGTCCTGAATGAGCTTCATGAATCTCTGAAAAAG TGCCATCGAAAATCATATGAAAAAGGATCTATTCCAAGGTGCTGCAGGAAGACAATTGCCAATGAGGTCTCCATCATCACCCAGCTGTTTGAAGGGCAGCTCAACTATAGCATCATGTGTTTGAAGTGTGAGAACTGCACCTACAAGAATGAAGTCTTCACCATTCTTTGCCTCCCCATTCCATCCGATTATGAGTGCTCTCTTCAG gACTGTCTCCAGTGTTTTTTTCAACAAGATACACTGACCTGGCATAACCAAATCCACTGTTCCTTCTGTGAAACCAAGCAAGAAACAGCAGTGAGGGCCAGTATTTCCAAAGCACCAAAAGTAATTATCTTTCACTTAAAAAG ATTTGACATTCTGGgtacaatgaaaagaaaactgaggacaGATATTCATTATCCACTCACAAACTTGGACCTTAGTCCTTATATTTGTCCAGTTTTTCGGAAACACCCTAAATATAACCTCTGTGCGGTTGTG